Proteins co-encoded in one Salvia splendens isolate huo1 chromosome 4, SspV2, whole genome shotgun sequence genomic window:
- the LOC121799551 gene encoding protein TIME FOR COFFEE-like isoform X2, which yields MDRNREARRASIVGSNGFNRRRHRTNSLRDSPDEDAGLELQESVRLRDRVKKDRDRERERERERERERERDRERDLRERSSRSKRRRGGDETSEESVNDEEDDEDEDNAAGGVRLLSQAVGSAPNHHHGGHSHSTSSFSQPQQNNNSNNNTVSSNHHHLQHRKSFPPTSSTAAKISRVPPVWKSGDEMISASVPRKARSASTKRSHDWISISSNNNSGGGVSGGEPNLGSSPATPLPAAPISPSSSNAMRKKLKQAVSNSAPKLKPPKVAAAAAAASKPSSSNPEELEIEIAEVLYGLMTQSQAPSSKKEESREINRLSSDVKSHNSSPISNSTSANNPNLGANSGPLSAVPPKRKRPRQIPENSSHGVRSSPVPAKLEADQTPKSEISSITTEKSGSAAENVYEAAADLVDPQTQAAVEPAAPKVESEMKHVSEELRESKEEMKSPKERDSPAVRAEVSQNGDSPAAATTKINSTAMELENGKEEKFEIDLMATPPQAKPSPEKEAKIDLRDSPVEQKPVVQVTDANLRDPADENCKSGNGRDEEKKLLKEAESKERNVDLHLDLEKSERDLGHGDGVTAANKSQSALKPTEKSGHSTSSLPLPMSMGNWPGGLPPMGYMAPLQGVVSMDGGPVAPAHIQPMFTQPRPKRCATHCHIARNIHYLQQFMKMNPFWPGPAGSASLFGSKPCNLNVIPGLELHGNVAVKGAQDKAQNVPNHAGKEKGSQPASTSGSAQRKQQILIQQALPPVAPSNILGPTFIFPLNQQQSAAPRPSGAKSPAAGVSSNTGGSGVTNSTSAAAVSFNYPNMPSNETQYLAILQNNGYPFPIPAAAVGGPPNYRGTPAQALPLFNGSFYSSQMIHPSQLQHAQPPSIQSQLMQAHQNASPSSGGSSNSQKHLQGQHPRTQTGAGISSDSGTASLQNMSSLKSSQPSQQQLQQSHSQYVHQSRARHLEGEPSREDSPSTTDSRGSRASMNIYGQNFAMPMYPQNFGLMTHPATLAGAGGGAASATSANSNHADKKGHQLQPVSKTGPESLPASHSFAMSFGTINGTSGGPGIDMTSVAQNHAMFQSSSEATRQNIQLMAGAQAAQKKNIRISDDAKSSGVDSNSTEEDERKILTGKAMGVGGQQSIVFARSDLTDGHVSSIQTNNVIESSTRSLNASSGASRSSRSNAVNVQNAHSIQVQLQQQQTLLLKQQQLQQQLQQQQQQQQQQQQHQQQQQQHQQQQQQHQQLQQQLQQHMVANSVSLQQHMTANSVSLQQHMTANAASRQQHFNSSSAMGLKFPSGLSGFPTNLVKSNSSSPSQSPQWKGPGRTSTPQTPSVTTTTLKNLPQQHARTQAPMHAQISFGGNQKPSTGSQGQAHPSNNQTSSSPMMVGSPTTSSVSKGASGSPRTTSSASTNNKMGTGHASSLSTQPTKNPPSVSNQKSPSILGNLHVASASSGSVQKPQMQHQSQQQMPKTMQQQLYFSNPYTQSQSQHSASKSSSTPSASGYYMPRRQTDQHQQSPGAPVTSAGSLSLCTPVTLGGANTNGPATAIAAATANAKGGGLASQGIINAPQFASQAAGNLLPAGFSYAHSVPAAVQVKPTEKKQPAGNDNLNPWQSEKK from the exons ATGGACAGAAACAGAGAAGCCAGAAGAGCTAGTATCGTCGGCTCCAATGGCTTcaatcgccgccgccaccgaaCTAACAGTCTCAGAGACTCTCCAG ATGAAGATGCGGGTCTGGAGTTGCAGGAATCGGTGAGGTTAAGAGATCGAGTGAAGAAGGATCGGGAtcgagagagggagagggagagggagagagagagggaaaggGAGAGGGATAGAGAAAGGGATTTGAGAGAAAGGTCTAGCCGGAGCAAGAGGAGAAGAGGTGGAGACGAAACTTCAGAAGAGAGCGtcaatgatgaagaagacgACGAGGATGAAGACAACGCCGCTGGAGGCGTGAGATTGTTGTCGCAGGCGGTTGGTTCCGCTCCAAACCACCATCACGGCGGCCATAGCCATAGCACTAGTAGTTTTAGTCAACCTCAACAGAACAACAACAGCAATAATAACACTGTAAGCAGCAATCATCACCATCTCCAGCACAGAAAAAGCTTCCCTCCCACTTCTTCAACGGCGGCCAAGATTTCTAGAGTGCCACCGGTTTGGAAATCCGGCGATGAAATGATCAGCGCCTCCGTTCCTAGAAAGGCACGTTCCG CATCCACGAAAAGGTCTCACGATTGGATTTCAATCAGCAGCAACAACAACAGCGGCGGCGGAGTTTCAGGTGGAGAACCGAATCTCGGGAGCTCTCCAGCGACGCCTTTGCCGGCGGCTCCTATATCACCCTCTTCTTCCAATGCCATGAGAAAGAAGCTT AAACAGGCGGTGAGCAACTCCGCTCCGAAGCTGAAGCCGCCTaaagtggcggcggcggcggcggctgcgTCGAAGCCGAGCTCTTCGAATCCGGAAGAGTTGGAGATTGAAATCGCCGAGGTGTTGTACGGCTTGATGACTCAGTCACAAGCCCCTTCATCCAAGAAGGAGGAGTCGAGAGAAATCAACAGATTGAGCAGCGATGTGAAATCGCATAATTCATCGCCGATTTCTAATTCTACTTCGGCCAATAATCCCAATTTGGGTGCCAATTCTGGGCCCCTTTCAGCCGTCC CTCCAAAGAGAAAGAGGCCGCGGCAGATACCTGAAAACTCGAGCCACGGCGTTCGGAGCAGCCCCGTTCCGGCGAAGCTTGAAGCGGATCAGACGCCGAAGAGCGAGATTTCATCAATAACTACGGAGAAATCGGGGTCCGCAGCTGAAAATGTGTACGAAGCGGCTGCCGATTTGGTCGATCCACAGACGCAAGCGGCGGTGGAGCCGGCTGCGCCGAAGGTGGAGTCGGAGATGAAGCATGTCTCTGAAGAATTAAGGGAGAGCAAGGAAGAGATGAAGTCGCCGAAAGAGAGAGACTCTCCGGCGGTGAGAGCGGAGGTTAGCCAAAACGGCGATTCACCGGCGGCGGCGACTACTAAAAT CAATTCCACGGCAATGGAGTTGGAGAATGGGAAGGAAGAGAAATTTGAAATAGATCTGATG GCGACGCCGCCGCAAGCTAAACCTTCTCCAGAAAAAGAAGCAAAGATCGATTTGAGGGATTCGCCAGTGGAACAGAAGCCGGTTGTTCAGGTCACTGATGCT AATTTGAGAGATCCAGCCGACGAAAATTGCAAAAGTGGAAACGGGAGGGATGAAGAAAAGAAGCTTCTAAAAGAAGCCGAATCAAAGGAGAGGAATGTTGATTTGCATCTCGATTTGGAGAAGTCTGAAAGGGACCTTGGCCACGGAGATGGAGTTACTGCAGCAAACAAATCACAGTCAGCGTTGAAGCCCACAGAGAAATCTG GTCATTCAACAAGCTCTTTACCGCTGCCAATGTCCATGGGAAACTGGCCTGGTGGGCTTCCTCCGATGGG ATATATGGCCCCATTGCAAGGAGTTGTATCGATGGATGGTGGTCCAGTTGCTCCTGCACATATTCAG CCGATGTTCACTCAGCCCCGGCCAAAACGCTGTGCTACACATTGCCACATTGCTAGGAACATACATTACCTCCAGCAGTTCATGAAGATGAACCCCTTCTGGCCTGGACCTGCTGGCTCAGCTTCTTTATTTGGGTCGAAGCCTTGCAATCTTAACGTCATACCTGGGCTGGAGTTGCACGGCAATGTTGCTGTTAAAGGTGCGCAGGATAAGGCCCAGAACGTCCCCAATCATGCTGGGAAAGAGAAGGGTTCTCAGCCGGCCAGTACGTCTGGTTCTGCTCAGAGAAAGCAACAGATTCTAATCCAGCAAGCGTTGCCTCCCGTTGCTCCTAGTAATATACTG GGGCCTACTTTCATCTTCCCCTTGAACCAGCAGCAGTCGGCTGCCCCACGGCCTAGTGGTGCGAAATCTCCGGCTGCTGGGGTTTCGTCCAACACTGGTGGCTCTGGTGTTACGAATTCCACTTCAGCAGCTGCAGTGAGTTTCAACTACCCGAATATGCCTTCTAATGAGACACAGTATTTGGCGATCCTACAGAACAACGGGTACCCGTTTCCCATACCGGCTGCTGCTGTAGGGGGACCCCCGAATTACCGGGGTACACCAGCCCAGGCGCTGCCTTTGTTCAATGGTTCATTCTATTCCTCACAGATGATTCATCCTTCACAACTTCAGCACGCTCAGCCACCATCCATCCAGTCACAGTTGATGCAAGCCCACCAAAATGCAAGCCCATCGAGTGGTGGTTCCTCGAATTCACAGAAGCATTTGCAGGGCCAGCATCCAAGAACGCAAACTGGTGCTGGCATCTCCAGTGATTCTGGAACTGCTAGCTTGCAAAACATGTCGTCCCTGAAGTCCTCCCAGCCATCCCAGCAACAATTGCAACAGAGTCACAGCCAGTATGTACACCAATCACGGGCAAGACACCTTGAGGGCGAACCCAGTAGGGAAGACAGCCCATCAACGACTGACAGCCGCGGTTCTCGAGCCTCGATGAATATCTATGGCCAGAATTTTGCGATGCCAATGTACCCACAGAATTTTGGGTTAATGACTCATCCAGCCACTTTGGCTGGTGCTGGGGGTGGCGCTGCTAGTGCTACCAGCGCGAATAGTAATCATGCTGACAAGAAAGGGCATCAGCTGCAGCCGGTATCAAAGACAGGACCGGAGTCATTGCCTGCAAGTCATAGTTTCGCGATGAGTTTTGGTACTATCAATGGAACTAGTGGTGGCCCAGGCATCGATATGACATCTGTGGCTCAGAATCACGCAATGTTTCAGAGCTCCTCAGAAGCCACGCGACAGAATATCCAGTTGATGGCTGGTGCTCAGGCTGCACAAAAGAAGAACATCCGAATCTCTGATGATGCTAAATCTAGCGGTGTAGATTCCAATTCCACAGAAGAAGATGAACGCAAGATCTTGACGGGAAAGGCTATGGGTGTTGGTGGGCAGCAATCCATTGTATTTGCAAGGTCGGACTTGACTGATGGGCATGTTTCGTCAATTCAGACGAACAACGTGATTGAGAGCTCCACACGGTCTCTAAATGCTTCGTCTGGTGCATCTCGCAGCTCCCGTTCTAATGCCGTGAATGTTCAGAATGCTCACAGCATTCAAGTTCAACTTCAGCAACAGCAAACGCTGCTGCTCAAGCAGCAGCAGCTACAACAGCAGCTACAACAAcagcaacagcagcagcagcagcaacagcagCACCAACAACAGCAACAGCAGCACCAACAACAGCAACAGCAGCACCAACAGCTGCAGCAGCAATTGCAGCAACACATGGTAGCAAATTCAGTTAGTCTGCAGCAGCACATGACAGCAAATTCAGTTAGTCTGCAGCAGCACATGACAGCAAATGCAGCTAGTCGACAGCAGCATTTCAATTCATCTTCAGCCATGGGTTTGAAGTTTCCGAGTGGCCTCTCTGGTTTCCCAACAAATCTTGTAAAGAGCAACAGCAGCAGCCCATCTCAGTCCCCTCAATGGAAAGGCCCTGGTAGAACTTCAACCCCCCAAACCCCTTCTGTAACTACGACCACGCTAAAAAACCTTCCCCAACAGCATGCTCGGACTCAAGCCCCGATGCATGCTCAAATATCCTTTGGAGGGAATCAGAAACCATCAACAGGCTCACAAGGTCAAGCACATCCCAGCAACAACCAGACTTCGTCTTCCCCTATGATGGTAGGCTCTCCGACGACCTCTTCCGTTTCCAAAGGAGCCAGTGGGAGCCCTAGAACAACTTCATCTGCTTCTACGAATAACAAAATGGGAACGGGTCATGCTTCGTCCTTGTCAACACAGCCAACCAAGAACCCACCATCCGTTTCTAACCAGAAATCTCCATCAATTTTGGGAAACCTTCATGTTGCTTCAGCCTCTTCTGGCAGCGTACAGAAACCTCAAATGCAACACCAGTCTCAGCAACAGATGCCTAAAACAATGCAGCAACAGTTGTACTTCTCAAATCCATATACACAATCCCAATCTCAACATTCTGCGAGTAAAAGCTCTTCCACACCCAGTGCCAGCGGATATTATATGCCACGAAGACAGACAGACCAACACCAGCAGTCACCGGGTGCTCCGGTGACATCGGCTGGGAGTTTATCTTTATGCACTCCTGTCACATTGGGTGGTGCAAACACGAATGGTCCAGCTACAGCAATTGCAGCAGCCACTGCTAATGCGAAGGGTGGCGGATTGGCTTCCCAGGGAATAATCAATGCACCGCAGTTTGCCTCACAGGCTGCTGGGAACCTTTTGCCTGCTGGCTTTTCCTACGCGCATTCCGTTCCAGCTGCTGTTCAGGTGAAGCCTACTGAGAAGAAACAACCTGCTG GAAATGACAATTTAAATCCATGGCAGTCTGAGAAAAAAtga
- the LOC121799551 gene encoding protein TIME FOR COFFEE-like isoform X5 yields the protein MRKKLKQAVSNSAPKLKPPKVAAAAAAASKPSSSNPEELEIEIAEVLYGLMTQSQAPSSKKEESREINRLSSDVKSHNSSPISNSTSANNPNLGANSGPLSAVPPKRKRPRQIPENSSHGVRSSPVPAKLEADQTPKSEISSITTEKSGSAAENVYEAAADLVDPQTQAAVEPAAPKVESEMKHVSEELRESKEEMKSPKERDSPAVRAEVSQNGDSPAAATTKINSTAMELENGKEEKFEIDLMATPPQAKPSPEKEAKIDLRDSPVEQKPVVQVTDANLRDPADENCKSGNGRDEEKKLLKEAESKERNVDLHLDLEKSERDLGHGDGVTAANKSQSALKPTEKSGHSTSSLPLPMSMGNWPGGLPPMGRYMAPLQGVVSMDGGPVAPAHIQPMFTQPRPKRCATHCHIARNIHYLQQFMKMNPFWPGPAGSASLFGSKPCNLNVIPGLELHGNVAVKGAQDKAQNVPNHAGKEKGSQPASTSGSAQRKQQILIQQALPPVAPSNILGPTFIFPLNQQQSAAPRPSGAKSPAAGVSSNTGGSGVTNSTSAAAVSFNYPNMPSNETQYLAILQNNGYPFPIPAAAVGGPPNYRGTPAQALPLFNGSFYSSQMIHPSQLQHAQPPSIQSQLMQAHQNASPSSGGSSNSQKHLQGQHPRTQTGAGISSDSGTASLQNMSSLKSSQPSQQQLQQSHSQYVHQSRARHLEGEPSREDSPSTTDSRGSRASMNIYGQNFAMPMYPQNFGLMTHPATLAGAGGGAASATSANSNHADKKGHQLQPVSKTGPESLPASHSFAMSFGTINGTSGGPGIDMTSVAQNHAMFQSSSEATRQNIQLMAGAQAAQKKNIRISDDAKSSGVDSNSTEEDERKILTGKAMGVGGQQSIVFARSDLTDGHVSSIQTNNVIESSTRSLNASSGASRSSRSNAVNVQNAHSIQVQLQQQQTLLLKQQQLQQQLQQQQQQQQQQQQHQQQQQQHQQQQQQHQQLQQQLQQHMVANSVSLQQHMTANSVSLQQHMTANAASRQQHFNSSSAMGLKFPSGLSGFPTNLVKSNSSSPSQSPQWKGPGRTSTPQTPSVTTTTLKNLPQQHARTQAPMHAQISFGGNQKPSTGSQGQAHPSNNQTSSSPMMVGSPTTSSVSKGASGSPRTTSSASTNNKMGTGHASSLSTQPTKNPPSVSNQKSPSILGNLHVASASSGSVQKPQMQHQSQQQMPKTMQQQLYFSNPYTQSQSQHSASKSSSTPSASGYYMPRRQTDQHQQSPGAPVTSAGSLSLCTPVTLGGANTNGPATAIAAATANAKGGGLASQGIINAPQFASQAAGNLLPAGFSYAHSVPAAVQVKPTEKKQPAGNDNLNPWQSEKK from the exons ATGAGAAAGAAGCTT AAACAGGCGGTGAGCAACTCCGCTCCGAAGCTGAAGCCGCCTaaagtggcggcggcggcggcggctgcgTCGAAGCCGAGCTCTTCGAATCCGGAAGAGTTGGAGATTGAAATCGCCGAGGTGTTGTACGGCTTGATGACTCAGTCACAAGCCCCTTCATCCAAGAAGGAGGAGTCGAGAGAAATCAACAGATTGAGCAGCGATGTGAAATCGCATAATTCATCGCCGATTTCTAATTCTACTTCGGCCAATAATCCCAATTTGGGTGCCAATTCTGGGCCCCTTTCAGCCGTCC CTCCAAAGAGAAAGAGGCCGCGGCAGATACCTGAAAACTCGAGCCACGGCGTTCGGAGCAGCCCCGTTCCGGCGAAGCTTGAAGCGGATCAGACGCCGAAGAGCGAGATTTCATCAATAACTACGGAGAAATCGGGGTCCGCAGCTGAAAATGTGTACGAAGCGGCTGCCGATTTGGTCGATCCACAGACGCAAGCGGCGGTGGAGCCGGCTGCGCCGAAGGTGGAGTCGGAGATGAAGCATGTCTCTGAAGAATTAAGGGAGAGCAAGGAAGAGATGAAGTCGCCGAAAGAGAGAGACTCTCCGGCGGTGAGAGCGGAGGTTAGCCAAAACGGCGATTCACCGGCGGCGGCGACTACTAAAAT CAATTCCACGGCAATGGAGTTGGAGAATGGGAAGGAAGAGAAATTTGAAATAGATCTGATG GCGACGCCGCCGCAAGCTAAACCTTCTCCAGAAAAAGAAGCAAAGATCGATTTGAGGGATTCGCCAGTGGAACAGAAGCCGGTTGTTCAGGTCACTGATGCT AATTTGAGAGATCCAGCCGACGAAAATTGCAAAAGTGGAAACGGGAGGGATGAAGAAAAGAAGCTTCTAAAAGAAGCCGAATCAAAGGAGAGGAATGTTGATTTGCATCTCGATTTGGAGAAGTCTGAAAGGGACCTTGGCCACGGAGATGGAGTTACTGCAGCAAACAAATCACAGTCAGCGTTGAAGCCCACAGAGAAATCTG GTCATTCAACAAGCTCTTTACCGCTGCCAATGTCCATGGGAAACTGGCCTGGTGGGCTTCCTCCGATGGG CAGATATATGGCCCCATTGCAAGGAGTTGTATCGATGGATGGTGGTCCAGTTGCTCCTGCACATATTCAG CCGATGTTCACTCAGCCCCGGCCAAAACGCTGTGCTACACATTGCCACATTGCTAGGAACATACATTACCTCCAGCAGTTCATGAAGATGAACCCCTTCTGGCCTGGACCTGCTGGCTCAGCTTCTTTATTTGGGTCGAAGCCTTGCAATCTTAACGTCATACCTGGGCTGGAGTTGCACGGCAATGTTGCTGTTAAAGGTGCGCAGGATAAGGCCCAGAACGTCCCCAATCATGCTGGGAAAGAGAAGGGTTCTCAGCCGGCCAGTACGTCTGGTTCTGCTCAGAGAAAGCAACAGATTCTAATCCAGCAAGCGTTGCCTCCCGTTGCTCCTAGTAATATACTG GGGCCTACTTTCATCTTCCCCTTGAACCAGCAGCAGTCGGCTGCCCCACGGCCTAGTGGTGCGAAATCTCCGGCTGCTGGGGTTTCGTCCAACACTGGTGGCTCTGGTGTTACGAATTCCACTTCAGCAGCTGCAGTGAGTTTCAACTACCCGAATATGCCTTCTAATGAGACACAGTATTTGGCGATCCTACAGAACAACGGGTACCCGTTTCCCATACCGGCTGCTGCTGTAGGGGGACCCCCGAATTACCGGGGTACACCAGCCCAGGCGCTGCCTTTGTTCAATGGTTCATTCTATTCCTCACAGATGATTCATCCTTCACAACTTCAGCACGCTCAGCCACCATCCATCCAGTCACAGTTGATGCAAGCCCACCAAAATGCAAGCCCATCGAGTGGTGGTTCCTCGAATTCACAGAAGCATTTGCAGGGCCAGCATCCAAGAACGCAAACTGGTGCTGGCATCTCCAGTGATTCTGGAACTGCTAGCTTGCAAAACATGTCGTCCCTGAAGTCCTCCCAGCCATCCCAGCAACAATTGCAACAGAGTCACAGCCAGTATGTACACCAATCACGGGCAAGACACCTTGAGGGCGAACCCAGTAGGGAAGACAGCCCATCAACGACTGACAGCCGCGGTTCTCGAGCCTCGATGAATATCTATGGCCAGAATTTTGCGATGCCAATGTACCCACAGAATTTTGGGTTAATGACTCATCCAGCCACTTTGGCTGGTGCTGGGGGTGGCGCTGCTAGTGCTACCAGCGCGAATAGTAATCATGCTGACAAGAAAGGGCATCAGCTGCAGCCGGTATCAAAGACAGGACCGGAGTCATTGCCTGCAAGTCATAGTTTCGCGATGAGTTTTGGTACTATCAATGGAACTAGTGGTGGCCCAGGCATCGATATGACATCTGTGGCTCAGAATCACGCAATGTTTCAGAGCTCCTCAGAAGCCACGCGACAGAATATCCAGTTGATGGCTGGTGCTCAGGCTGCACAAAAGAAGAACATCCGAATCTCTGATGATGCTAAATCTAGCGGTGTAGATTCCAATTCCACAGAAGAAGATGAACGCAAGATCTTGACGGGAAAGGCTATGGGTGTTGGTGGGCAGCAATCCATTGTATTTGCAAGGTCGGACTTGACTGATGGGCATGTTTCGTCAATTCAGACGAACAACGTGATTGAGAGCTCCACACGGTCTCTAAATGCTTCGTCTGGTGCATCTCGCAGCTCCCGTTCTAATGCCGTGAATGTTCAGAATGCTCACAGCATTCAAGTTCAACTTCAGCAACAGCAAACGCTGCTGCTCAAGCAGCAGCAGCTACAACAGCAGCTACAACAAcagcaacagcagcagcagcagcaacagcagCACCAACAACAGCAACAGCAGCACCAACAACAGCAACAGCAGCACCAACAGCTGCAGCAGCAATTGCAGCAACACATGGTAGCAAATTCAGTTAGTCTGCAGCAGCACATGACAGCAAATTCAGTTAGTCTGCAGCAGCACATGACAGCAAATGCAGCTAGTCGACAGCAGCATTTCAATTCATCTTCAGCCATGGGTTTGAAGTTTCCGAGTGGCCTCTCTGGTTTCCCAACAAATCTTGTAAAGAGCAACAGCAGCAGCCCATCTCAGTCCCCTCAATGGAAAGGCCCTGGTAGAACTTCAACCCCCCAAACCCCTTCTGTAACTACGACCACGCTAAAAAACCTTCCCCAACAGCATGCTCGGACTCAAGCCCCGATGCATGCTCAAATATCCTTTGGAGGGAATCAGAAACCATCAACAGGCTCACAAGGTCAAGCACATCCCAGCAACAACCAGACTTCGTCTTCCCCTATGATGGTAGGCTCTCCGACGACCTCTTCCGTTTCCAAAGGAGCCAGTGGGAGCCCTAGAACAACTTCATCTGCTTCTACGAATAACAAAATGGGAACGGGTCATGCTTCGTCCTTGTCAACACAGCCAACCAAGAACCCACCATCCGTTTCTAACCAGAAATCTCCATCAATTTTGGGAAACCTTCATGTTGCTTCAGCCTCTTCTGGCAGCGTACAGAAACCTCAAATGCAACACCAGTCTCAGCAACAGATGCCTAAAACAATGCAGCAACAGTTGTACTTCTCAAATCCATATACACAATCCCAATCTCAACATTCTGCGAGTAAAAGCTCTTCCACACCCAGTGCCAGCGGATATTATATGCCACGAAGACAGACAGACCAACACCAGCAGTCACCGGGTGCTCCGGTGACATCGGCTGGGAGTTTATCTTTATGCACTCCTGTCACATTGGGTGGTGCAAACACGAATGGTCCAGCTACAGCAATTGCAGCAGCCACTGCTAATGCGAAGGGTGGCGGATTGGCTTCCCAGGGAATAATCAATGCACCGCAGTTTGCCTCACAGGCTGCTGGGAACCTTTTGCCTGCTGGCTTTTCCTACGCGCATTCCGTTCCAGCTGCTGTTCAGGTGAAGCCTACTGAGAAGAAACAACCTGCTG GAAATGACAATTTAAATCCATGGCAGTCTGAGAAAAAAtga